In Candidatus Zixiibacteriota bacterium, one DNA window encodes the following:
- a CDS encoding NADH-quinone oxidoreductase subunit C — protein MNRDELTQKEKEVLDALKEQFGDSISGHERTFGQLSIFVENNLIFNIAQFLKDNEKCGFETVSDICGVDWIDCSEMRYEIVYVFYSFRNNTRVLIRTTLPDVNEPKIRSIQPLYPGADWLEREVYDMLGIVFEGHPDLRRILTPEGFEDWPHRKDFPLTYEMPHFSHNKNKPPEIIK, from the coding sequence AGCAATTTGGCGATTCCATTTCCGGGCACGAAAGAACTTTCGGTCAGCTCTCTATATTTGTTGAAAATAACCTGATATTTAATATCGCTCAGTTTTTAAAAGACAACGAAAAATGCGGATTTGAGACCGTCTCTGATATTTGCGGGGTTGACTGGATCGATTGCTCCGAGATGCGGTACGAAATTGTATATGTCTTTTATTCCTTCCGGAACAATACCCGGGTATTAATTCGCACAACGCTGCCCGATGTGAATGAGCCCAAGATTCGGTCGATTCAGCCGCTTTATCCCGGGGCCGATTGGCTGGAGCGGGAAGTCTACGATATGCTGGGGATTGTCTTTGAAGGACACCCCGATCTCAGACGAATATTGACGCCCGAAGGATTCGAAGACTGGCCGCATCGTAAAGATTTTCCATTGACTTATGAAATGCCTCATTTCAGTCACAATAAAAATAAACCGCCGGAGATTATTAAATGA
- the nuoD gene encoding NADH dehydrogenase (quinone) subunit D: MSAVASEKTMTINLGPQHPATHGVLRVVLELDGETIIKATPHLGYLHTGIEKTAESKLYYKVIPMTDRMDYLSPMSNNLGFVLAVEKLLGIEVPEKVKFARVLLSEITRLNSHIVWLGTHALDVGAMSMLLYTFRERELIMDVYEAVSGQRMMSTYFRIGGLAYDLPLDFDEKIKKILKIFPEKLKDYERLLSKNRIWIKRLTGIGTLTAEEALDLSLTGPLLRSTGVNYDVRKAQPYSGYEKFDFDVPLGKNGDCYDRYLIRIEEMRQSLKIIKQALDGMPEGPYCADVPGVVLPPKPKVLTEMEALIYHFKIITEGFKVPAGSYYQAIESPKGELGFYMVSDGSAKPYRMRVRPPSFINLQALEPMVRGALVADVITCIGSIDIVLGEVDR, encoded by the coding sequence ATGAGCGCCGTCGCTTCCGAAAAAACGATGACGATTAATCTCGGGCCGCAACACCCCGCGACTCACGGCGTCCTGCGTGTTGTATTGGAACTCGACGGTGAAACTATTATAAAGGCGACACCTCATCTTGGTTATTTGCATACCGGTATAGAGAAAACGGCTGAAAGCAAGCTGTATTATAAAGTAATCCCAATGACTGATCGCATGGATTATCTATCGCCGATGTCAAATAATCTTGGTTTCGTTTTGGCGGTTGAAAAGCTATTGGGCATTGAGGTCCCGGAAAAAGTAAAATTCGCCCGGGTCCTTCTTTCGGAAATAACCCGCCTCAATAGCCATATTGTCTGGCTCGGCACGCACGCTCTCGACGTCGGGGCCATGTCGATGCTGCTTTATACTTTCCGCGAACGCGAACTCATTATGGATGTATATGAAGCGGTATCCGGACAGCGGATGATGTCCACCTATTTCCGGATCGGCGGTCTGGCGTATGATTTGCCTCTTGATTTTGATGAGAAAATTAAAAAGATCCTGAAAATATTTCCGGAAAAATTAAAAGATTATGAGAGGCTTCTCTCGAAAAACCGAATCTGGATAAAGAGACTGACCGGAATCGGCACTCTCACGGCCGAAGAGGCTCTTGATTTATCCCTCACCGGGCCGCTTCTGCGCTCGACCGGGGTCAATTATGATGTTCGCAAGGCTCAGCCGTATTCGGGCTATGAAAAATTTGATTTTGACGTTCCCCTGGGCAAAAACGGCGATTGTTATGACCGTTATTTAATCCGGATAGAAGAGATGAGGCAATCATTAAAAATAATCAAGCAGGCTCTGGACGGCATGCCGGAAGGTCCCTATTGCGCTGATGTTCCCGGCGTGGTCTTACCGCCCAAGCCCAAAGTCCTGACAGAGATGGAAGCCCTGATTTATCATTTCAAAATTATCACCGAAGGTTTTAAGGTTCCGGCCGGTTCTTACTATCAGGCAATTGAGTCTCCCAAAGGTGAATTGGGTTTCTATATGGTATCGGATGGTTCCGCCAAGCCGTATCGGATGCGAGTCCGACCGCCATCGTTTATTAACTTGCAGGCCCTGGAGCCGATGGTTCGGGGGGCTCTTGTCGCTGACGTCATAACCTGTATCGGTTCGATTGATATTGTACTGGGTGAGGTGGATCGATGA
- a CDS encoding NAD(P)H-dependent oxidoreductase subunit E gives MILNDTTIQEIKTRMVRYPSRRSAILPALTAAYKQTGHLNDKIYREISKIINIPYVEIAEAATFYTMFPKKEVGRYLIQVCHNISCSLRGADNMLEYLQEKLGIGMGETTPDNMFTLISVECLGGCSAAPMMQVWDTYYEDLTRGKIDKILADLHAQAEKDGD, from the coding sequence ATGATTTTGAACGACACCACCATACAGGAAATTAAAACACGCATGGTGCGTTATCCTTCGCGTCGTTCGGCAATATTACCGGCTCTGACAGCGGCCTATAAGCAAACCGGGCATCTCAACGATAAAATTTATCGAGAGATTTCAAAAATAATAAATATTCCGTATGTCGAAATCGCTGAGGCTGCTACTTTTTATACCATGTTCCCCAAGAAAGAAGTCGGCCGGTATTTGATACAGGTATGCCATAATATTTCCTGCTCCCTGCGCGGAGCGGATAATATGCTTGAATATCTGCAGGAAAAACTTGGAATTGGTATGGGTGAAACTACCCCTGATAATATGTTTACCCTGATTTCGGTGGAATGTCTGGGCGGTTGTTCAGCGGCCCCGATGATGCAGGTCTGGGATACCTACTATGAAGATTTGACACGGGGAAAAATAGACAAGATTTTGGCTGATTTGCATGCTCAGGCGGAAAAGGACGGTGATTGA
- the nuoF gene encoding NADH-quinone oxidoreductase subunit NuoF — protein sequence MEKVLFKYIDEPEQYRIENYIKNGGYRAIQKVFKDFTPEQVIETTKQSGVRGRGGAGFPAGLKWGFVPQNTGKPIYLCCNADESEPGTCKDRVLMERDPHMIIEGIMIASYAINCHHAFVYVRGEFVYPAYRVELAVNEAYEKGYLGKNIFDSGYDLDIVVHTGGGAYICGEETSLLSSLEGRRGNSRIRPPFPAVKGLYGCPTVVNNVETLASLPSIFNNGVEWYRSHGTEKSPGTKIFSLSGNVNRPGNYEVDLGTPLSYIINDLGGGIQDSRKLKAIIPGGSSTPLLMPDQIDTPLDYESMAEAGSMLGSGAIIVIDDRACMVWVIMKLMNFYAHESCGRCTPCREGTVWLKQIINRIENGDGRKGDIELILDICENIIGRTICPLGDAAVMPTRSIIEHFRDEFEYHIEHKKCKVKTDYPFV from the coding sequence ATGGAAAAAGTCCTTTTCAAATATATCGATGAACCGGAACAGTACCGCATCGAAAATTATATCAAGAATGGCGGCTATCGGGCCATTCAGAAAGTATTCAAAGATTTTACCCCAGAGCAGGTCATTGAGACGACCAAACAATCGGGAGTACGGGGACGAGGCGGGGCCGGATTCCCGGCCGGATTGAAATGGGGATTTGTGCCCCAGAATACCGGTAAGCCGATCTATCTGTGCTGTAATGCCGACGAGTCGGAACCGGGAACGTGCAAAGACCGGGTATTGATGGAACGCGATCCGCATATGATTATTGAAGGCATCATGATCGCGTCGTATGCTATCAATTGTCATCATGCCTTCGTTTATGTCCGGGGCGAATTTGTTTATCCTGCCTATCGTGTCGAACTGGCCGTTAACGAAGCATACGAAAAAGGATACCTCGGCAAAAATATTTTTGACTCCGGCTACGATTTAGATATTGTCGTGCATACTGGAGGCGGGGCTTATATTTGCGGTGAAGAAACGTCTCTATTGTCGTCGCTTGAGGGAAGGCGGGGCAATTCCCGCATCCGTCCTCCGTTCCCGGCCGTCAAAGGTCTTTATGGCTGTCCTACCGTCGTCAATAACGTCGAGACGCTGGCCAGTCTTCCGAGCATCTTCAACAACGGCGTGGAATGGTATCGTTCGCACGGGACGGAAAAATCGCCGGGTACCAAGATATTCTCATTATCGGGAAATGTAAATCGTCCCGGAAATTACGAAGTCGATCTGGGAACGCCTCTGTCTTACATTATAAACGATCTGGGCGGTGGTATTCAGGATAGCAGAAAATTGAAAGCGATAATCCCGGGCGGTTCATCGACGCCTCTTTTAATGCCCGACCAGATAGATACGCCTCTGGATTATGAGTCAATGGCCGAGGCCGGTTCTATGCTGGGTTCGGGCGCAATAATTGTTATAGACGACCGGGCCTGCATGGTCTGGGTGATTATGAAACTAATGAATTTCTACGCCCATGAATCATGCGGTCGATGTACGCCATGCCGGGAAGGTACGGTCTGGTTGAAGCAAATTATTAACCGGATTGAAAACGGCGATGGCCGCAAAGGCGATATTGAGCTTATTCTGGACATCTGTGAAAATATTATAGGTCGGACGATTTGTCCTCTGGGTGACGCGGCGGTCATGCCGACCAGGTCGATTATCGAGCATTTCCGGGATGAGTTTGAATACCACATTGAGCATAAAAAATGTAAAGTGAAAACGGATTATCCGTTTGTGTAA
- the nuoG gene encoding NADH-quinone oxidoreductase subunit NuoG gives MTENGNNNQVTFTLDGQQVTVARGTTILEAAQQVGIDIPYFCWHPKLESIGACRMCLVSVEKFPKPAVACATEVMPDMIVRTDTDEIIKARRGVLEFLLLNHPLDCPTCDKGGECDLQDNVFRYGTDKSRQTFTRLRVRDDKTMPTFDDKRIGPEIIRNMDRCVTCYKCVRFNKEIAGEYDLGAYERGHHTIIDTPPGEQIDNFYSGNVVEICPVGALTNTDWRYKVRVWKTEQADSICSHDADGQNITLWYDHRQLFRATSRRNDDVDEGWICNVARYGYQYVSSPDRLKKPLIKKEGKQVEASWDEAIGLIARRFKEIKESKGSVCIAGLVGGNQSNETCYLFNKFLRGKLHSNSLDYRLEYAELKHDNENEAYDSLFCAPFKIADLEKADTVFVFASNFIKEHPAVNLRLRKAYRKNGARVYTANPHETKSADISIDELIYKPDTETAFLAGIIHAVIDNKLYMDIGEEKVAEVKKMLGPASLAESAKLCGIDEVRFVNLAQALSESENLFILGGDFIAKSPKRHRFANALYNLANLLGVSDEKAAILASNANSMGAARLGIRPNLSESQAGLLADKWGEKLPESDGANTSQIFNRSLDEEIDAIFIMGANPAMRYPDGNFVNAALDKLDFLVVADLFETAASAKADVVLPLAGWSEQEGSYLNLEGRYQKFYQALAPEHGIKTGIEIIRLIARAMDIELSLDNDDELRAETLEIINGYQRTARDINKFYAVEQHQIQEHGEYPYRLYIGNDLHHFGYYTEHCPSLMRFTSELYLEISPNLAEKLGIVEGSLVRVESSSGKLVLRARLSEYFEGDVLFIPNNFAATEVNTLMSKKGGGWVKLEKLDDK, from the coding sequence ATGACGGAAAACGGGAACAACAATCAGGTTACTTTTACTCTCGACGGTCAGCAAGTAACGGTCGCCAGGGGAACGACGATTCTTGAGGCGGCTCAGCAGGTTGGAATCGATATACCGTATTTTTGCTGGCATCCCAAGCTTGAATCGATCGGCGCCTGCCGGATGTGTCTGGTTTCCGTGGAAAAATTTCCCAAACCGGCGGTGGCCTGTGCGACTGAAGTTATGCCGGATATGATTGTCCGCACCGATACCGACGAAATTATCAAAGCCCGCCGGGGCGTTTTGGAATTTCTTCTTCTCAATCACCCCCTTGATTGCCCGACTTGTGACAAAGGCGGCGAATGCGATCTTCAGGATAATGTTTTCCGATACGGCACCGATAAATCGCGTCAGACTTTTACTCGTCTTCGCGTTCGTGACGATAAGACAATGCCGACTTTTGATGATAAACGGATCGGTCCGGAAATCATCCGCAACATGGATCGCTGTGTCACTTGTTATAAATGCGTTCGTTTTAACAAGGAAATCGCCGGAGAATACGATCTCGGCGCTTATGAACGAGGCCATCATACAATCATCGATACGCCTCCGGGGGAACAGATAGACAATTTTTATTCGGGAAATGTGGTTGAGATTTGCCCCGTGGGCGCGCTGACCAATACCGATTGGCGTTACAAAGTCAGAGTATGGAAGACCGAACAGGCCGATTCGATTTGCAGTCATGACGCCGACGGACAAAATATCACGCTCTGGTATGATCATCGTCAGCTTTTCCGGGCAACTTCGCGGCGCAATGATGATGTTGATGAAGGCTGGATTTGCAACGTTGCCCGTTACGGTTATCAATATGTTAGTAGTCCCGACCGCTTGAAAAAGCCGCTGATCAAAAAAGAAGGTAAGCAGGTGGAGGCCTCATGGGATGAGGCCATCGGGCTAATCGCGCGGCGGTTTAAGGAAATTAAAGAATCTAAAGGTAGTGTTTGCATCGCGGGGCTGGTAGGCGGGAATCAATCCAATGAAACCTGCTATCTCTTCAATAAATTTTTGCGTGGTAAACTGCATTCCAACTCTCTTGATTACCGGCTCGAATATGCGGAATTGAAGCACGACAATGAAAATGAAGCTTATGATAGCTTATTCTGCGCTCCGTTTAAAATAGCTGATTTGGAGAAGGCCGATACGGTATTTGTTTTCGCCAGTAATTTTATAAAAGAGCATCCGGCGGTTAATCTGAGACTGCGAAAAGCGTATCGAAAGAACGGGGCCAGAGTTTATACGGCTAATCCCCATGAAACAAAATCGGCCGATATCTCAATTGATGAGTTGATCTATAAGCCTGATACGGAAACAGCCTTTCTGGCGGGAATTATCCACGCTGTAATAGACAATAAGCTTTACATGGATATCGGGGAAGAAAAAGTCGCGGAAGTAAAAAAGATGCTTGGTCCGGCATCATTAGCCGAGTCGGCGAAATTGTGCGGAATCGATGAAGTTAGATTCGTGAATCTGGCTCAGGCGCTTTCTGAATCTGAGAATTTATTTATTCTGGGCGGTGACTTTATTGCCAAATCTCCTAAGCGGCATCGCTTCGCCAATGCCTTGTACAATCTGGCCAACCTTTTGGGTGTAAGCGATGAAAAGGCGGCAATATTAGCTTCAAATGCCAACTCGATGGGAGCCGCTCGTTTGGGAATACGCCCCAATCTATCTGAATCTCAAGCCGGTTTGCTGGCTGATAAATGGGGCGAAAAATTACCGGAATCAGACGGAGCCAATACATCTCAAATATTCAATCGGTCCTTAGATGAAGAAATCGACGCGATTTTTATCATGGGCGCTAATCCGGCCATGCGATATCCTGATGGTAATTTCGTCAATGCTGCCCTGGATAAGCTTGATTTTCTGGTTGTTGCCGATTTGTTTGAAACGGCGGCGAGCGCCAAAGCTGATGTCGTTTTGCCACTGGCCGGGTGGTCGGAACAGGAAGGCTCTTATTTGAATCTTGAGGGAAGATATCAAAAGTTTTATCAGGCTCTCGCGCCTGAACATGGCATAAAAACCGGAATCGAAATAATTAGATTAATTGCCCGCGCGATGGATATCGAACTTAGTCTGGATAATGACGATGAATTACGGGCGGAAACTCTTGAGATTATCAATGGTTATCAGCGTACGGCTCGAGATATAAATAAATTTTACGCGGTCGAACAGCATCAGATACAGGAGCATGGAGAATATCCTTATAGATTATATATCGGCAATGATTTGCACCATTTCGGGTATTACACCGAACATTGCCCTTCGCTGATGAGGTTTACATCCGAGCTTTATTTGGAAATATCTCCCAACCTGGCCGAAAAGCTGGGTATTGTAGAAGGCTCGTTGGTTAGAGTAGAATCATCATCCGGAAAGTTGGTTCTCAGGGCGCGTTTATCTGAATATTTTGAAGGCGATGTTTTGTTTATCCCAAATAATTTTGCCGCGACCGAGGTTAATACATTGATGTCCAAAAAAGGCGGCGGTTGGGTAAAATTAGAAAAACTGGACGATAAATAA
- the nuoH gene encoding NADH-quinone oxidoreductase subunit NuoH, producing the protein MADLTFVAIITAKVIVIFLAVMIGVAYSTWLERKLLGHIQHRMGPTYVGPFGLLQPLADGLKLLFKEDLVLSRAERTIHAIAPLIAFVPGFLAFAVVPIGEPIELFGYTIPLTISDLNIGILFILATTSLGVYGIALGGWASGSKYSLLGGIRSSAQMISYEVSYGLALVPIVMMAGTFSLKEIVAQQASVWDWYVFKNPVAFLIFWICAIAETNRSPFDMAEAESELVGGYLTEYSSMRFSMFFIGEYANMLTAAAVVVTIFFGGWNGPFWPGPWWLVAKVIFFMAMYIWIRATFPRVRYDQLMELGWKVFFPIALLNVLVTGIVMYLW; encoded by the coding sequence ATGGCTGATTTAACGTTTGTAGCTATAATAACGGCCAAAGTGATTGTGATATTTTTGGCTGTTATGATCGGTGTCGCGTACTCCACCTGGCTGGAACGCAAACTGCTCGGCCATATTCAGCATCGTATGGGACCGACTTATGTTGGGCCGTTCGGACTGCTACAGCCGCTGGCCGACGGTTTGAAACTTCTATTTAAAGAAGATCTGGTGCTCAGTCGGGCGGAGCGGACGATTCATGCTATTGCGCCGCTTATCGCCTTTGTCCCGGGATTTCTGGCTTTTGCCGTGGTGCCAATCGGGGAACCGATCGAACTTTTTGGATATACCATTCCGCTTACGATTTCGGATTTAAATATCGGGATTCTTTTTATTCTGGCGACGACTTCTCTGGGCGTTTATGGAATCGCCCTCGGCGGTTGGGCCTCGGGCTCGAAATACTCTCTCCTGGGAGGGATTCGTTCCTCGGCCCAGATGATTTCTTATGAGGTTTCGTACGGACTGGCGTTGGTTCCGATCGTGATGATGGCCGGTACTTTTTCTCTTAAGGAAATCGTTGCTCAGCAGGCATCGGTATGGGATTGGTATGTATTTAAGAATCCGGTAGCCTTTTTGATTTTCTGGATTTGCGCTATCGCGGAAACAAATCGGTCGCCGTTTGATATGGCGGAGGCGGAATCTGAATTGGTCGGAGGGTACCTCACCGAATATTCGTCGATGCGATTTTCGATGTTCTTCATTGGCGAATACGCCAATATGTTGACAGCCGCGGCAGTAGTGGTGACTATTTTCTTTGGCGGCTGGAACGGCCCATTCTGGCCGGGCCCGTGGTGGTTGGTAGCCAAGGTGATTTTCTTCATGGCGATGTATATCTGGATTCGAGCGACGTTCCCGCGCGTTCGCTATGATCAGCTAATGGAATTGGGCTGGAAGGTGTTCTTCCCCATTGCCCTTTTGAATGTTTTGGTAACGGGAATAGTAATGTACTTGTGGTAA
- the nuoI gene encoding NADH-quinone oxidoreductase subunit NuoI, translating into MWRTFIDIIKTTVFALPVGLYTSIKHLFKKPVTRKYPREKMEMAPRYRGLHYLERYDDGTERCVCCGLCAAACPADAIYMEPDENDKGERLAKVYEINIIRCIFCGFCEEACPEEAIFLGHEYELADDRRDKFIRSKDDMLVGHPRKDRPYKTIHRRVRKHY; encoded by the coding sequence ATGTGGCGAACATTTATTGACATAATCAAGACGACGGTTTTTGCTCTGCCAGTAGGGTTGTACACATCCATAAAGCACCTGTTTAAAAAGCCGGTTACCAGGAAATATCCCCGTGAGAAAATGGAGATGGCCCCGCGATACCGGGGACTGCATTATTTGGAACGATATGATGACGGCACCGAACGCTGCGTTTGCTGCGGTTTATGCGCCGCGGCCTGTCCGGCCGACGCGATTTATATGGAGCCGGATGAAAATGATAAAGGCGAGCGGCTTGCCAAAGTTTATGAGATAAATATTATCCGCTGTATCTTTTGCGGATTTTGCGAGGAGGCTTGTCCCGAGGAGGCGATTTTCCTCGGACATGAATATGAGCTTGCGGATGACCGGCGCGATAAGTTTATTAGAAGCAAGGATGATATGCTGGTTGGGCATCCCCGCAAGGATCGGCCGTATAAAACGATTCATCGGCGGGTCCGGAAACATTATTAA
- a CDS encoding NADH-quinone oxidoreductase subunit J: protein MTVEMIVFAAAAIIALASAVMVITVRNPVGSVLYLILSLLAQSVLYIQLSGLFIAAFLVLVYGGAILVLFLFVIMLLNIKYADLGPDSSPGIKSMAWVFGAVLLAEMVWVSMGVSTGIPAADGDFGSVPEVARLLYGKFVFPFELTSVLLLAAIVGAVIMAKKELSR from the coding sequence GTGACAGTTGAAATGATTGTGTTCGCGGCCGCGGCGATTATCGCCCTGGCTTCGGCAGTCATGGTCATTACAGTCCGGAATCCGGTGGGTTCGGTATTGTATTTGATACTGTCGCTTTTGGCTCAGTCGGTTTTATATATTCAACTGTCGGGTCTGTTCATCGCCGCATTTTTGGTGCTTGTTTATGGTGGAGCCATTTTGGTTTTATTCTTATTTGTTATCATGTTGCTCAATATCAAGTATGCCGATTTGGGTCCGGACAGTTCCCCTGGCATAAAGTCAATGGCCTGGGTTTTCGGGGCGGTTCTTTTGGCTGAGATGGTCTGGGTGTCGATGGGCGTGTCAACCGGGATACCGGCCGCCGATGGAGATTTTGGTTCGGTACCGGAAGTAGCCCGACTGCTTTACGGCAAGTTTGTATTTCCTTTCGAATTGACCTCGGTATTGTTATTGGCGGCGATTGTCGGAGCGGTTATAATGGCCAAAAAGGAGCTTTCGCGATGA